The following DNA comes from Williamwhitmania taraxaci.
CCCTTGTCGTCATTACAAAATTGCTTATGGGGCGACTTTTCACCTTCCTCTCTAAAAAACAAGGTAACATCCAACGTCTTTTTGGAAACATCTGTTCCAACAAACCATTTGTAAGCCATAATCTTGTTGTTAAGTAAGTATTTCCGACACATTGATAAAAACTAATACCTTTAGTAAGCCTTGTAGCTTAAGATTCTAATTGGTGCTTTTCAATGCAAAGAGTGAAAGACTAATTCGATTGATAGCCCTCAATGGACTGGAGTAGACTATAGTTCACTTTCACACTTCTCGGTTAACTATAAAACTAACCTATTTGATAGCAAATAACAATTGCAAATCTAAAGGAGTAGGTTGCCCCGCCAGCTAAGCCGACGGGGAGAACCTACTTACTGGAAGAAAGTTATTTCTCTTTTTAAAATACGTGCCAAGATATTTTCAATCTTTTTTTACAAACGATTCCCCTGCCCCTCGCCAACCCCAAGCAAATGCTAAAGAGTTGCCAGTAGCGGTATAACCTAAGGATATTATTGCTAGCTTAGTGTAGAAATAAACGGCAAGGAAGGTGGGTGGATATATACCAGAATGGGTGGAAAAACGGATATTTTGGCGGGTTATAAATGAGTTGGCATTCATGCAATCGCTACGTTCGATAATATTTTCAAAGAAATGACTATTTTTGGTTGAAAAATTAAATCGAATGACGAAAGAATCTCAAATAATATTCTATCAAACAGACGATGGAAACGTAAAGATTGAAGTTTTCTATCAAGATGAAATCTTCTGGATGACTCAAAAAAAAATTAGTGAGTTGTTCGGAGTTCAAAGACCCGCAATAACAAAACATCTGAAAAACATCTTTGAATCAGGGGAATTGATTGAGAATTCAGTTAGTTCCATTTTGGAACATACTGCTGATGATGGAAAGAAATATAATACTACATTTTACAATCTTGATGTAATTATTGCAGTAGGTTATAGAGTTAACTCACATCAAGCGACTAAATTTCGGATTTGGGCTACAAAAACACTAAAGGAATTTATAATTAAAGGGTTTGTTCTCGATGATGAGCGTTTGAAGCAGGGAAAACGTTTTGGGAAAGACTATTTTGATGAGCTACTTGAACGAATTAGAGAAATTCGTGCGAGTGAAAGGAGATTCTATCAGAAAATCACAGACATTTATGCACTATCACTTGATTATGACAATTCGAATAAATTAACTCTAGAATTTTTTGCAACTGTACAAAATAAACTTCATTGGGCAATAACAGGAAGAACAGCTGCTGAAATTGTATATTCTGCTACTGATTCTACGAAATTGTATATGGGATTAACCAATTGGAAGCATGCTCCAGCTGGGAAAATATTGAAATCAGACGTAGCTATTGCTAAAAATTATCTGAACGAACAACACATAAAAGAACTTAACCGAATTGTATCTGCATACCTTGATTTAGC
Coding sequences within:
- a CDS encoding virulence RhuM family protein encodes the protein MTKESQIIFYQTDDGNVKIEVFYQDEIFWMTQKKISELFGVQRPAITKHLKNIFESGELIENSVSSILEHTADDGKKYNTTFYNLDVIIAVGYRVNSHQATKFRIWATKTLKEFIIKGFVLDDERLKQGKRFGKDYFDELLERIREIRASERRFYQKITDIYALSLDYDNSNKLTLEFFATVQNKLHWAITGRTAAEIVYSATDSTKLYMGLTNWKHAPAGKILKSDVAIAKNYLNEQHIKELNRIVSAYLDLAESRAERQIPTTMQEWIVFLNQFLELSSFPILEDKGKVSALEAKIKAEQEYDKYRAIQDVNYSSDFDKEIRRLKGKE